The proteins below are encoded in one region of Halocatena salina:
- a CDS encoding thiamine pyrophosphate-binding protein, translated as MSDSSTGAELFVDTLEEYGVSRVFGNPGTTELPVLNAIAESDLEYVLGLHEDIAVGMAAGYASTRRYHHHSDDADSQPPVGVVNLHITPGVAHGLGNLYAAHWAGAPVVLTAGNHELDFRHEEPLLSGDLKAMVEQFTKFSAEVTDVSALPLLLRRAFRTALTPPTGPVFLGLPMDVMLTETDETSQRLGAIPNAGRGDPTQIAAAADALIEADDPVLIVGDHVARAGAVDAAVALAEASGARVHGEILACEVNFPGDHEQWISHIPPNEGIASMLMDTDTIVFVGCSTNTTLLRHETDLVGDTTTCVAITDAPREIGKRNPADIAVIGDPGLVMDDLTTRVRDRLSSETHSQRLESVRALKQSLSGMIESMGKDETPPEETRASKADLVDALYTVAPDCFIVDEGVTAKYPLLTRWPLERRQLLSNKGGGLGYGLPASLGAAFAESERANPRNVVGYVGDGSYLYYPHALYTAARYDLDLTVVIPDNRNYRILKDNTNAIFGGDDADHTFVGMDFDPPVDLVKNAESHGACAHRVETPEDIRPTLEMALSNSGPDVLDVLVHD; from the coding sequence ATGAGTGACTCGTCCACTGGCGCAGAGCTATTCGTGGATACGCTCGAGGAGTACGGCGTTTCGCGCGTCTTTGGCAATCCGGGTACTACCGAACTGCCAGTTTTGAACGCCATCGCGGAGAGCGATCTCGAATACGTCCTCGGTCTCCACGAGGACATCGCCGTCGGAATGGCTGCCGGCTACGCGAGCACGCGCCGCTATCATCACCACAGTGACGACGCCGATAGCCAGCCACCGGTCGGTGTCGTTAATCTGCACATCACACCGGGCGTCGCTCACGGTCTGGGAAACTTGTATGCGGCTCATTGGGCAGGTGCGCCCGTCGTTCTCACTGCTGGTAATCACGAATTGGATTTCCGCCACGAGGAGCCACTGCTGTCAGGCGATCTCAAGGCGATGGTCGAGCAGTTCACGAAGTTCAGCGCGGAAGTAACGGACGTGAGTGCCCTTCCGTTGTTGCTCAGACGGGCGTTCCGGACCGCGCTTACCCCCCCGACGGGACCGGTTTTTCTCGGATTACCGATGGACGTGATGCTTACCGAAACCGATGAAACCTCCCAACGGCTCGGCGCGATCCCGAACGCCGGACGGGGGGACCCAACGCAAATCGCCGCGGCAGCTGACGCACTCATCGAAGCTGACGATCCGGTGTTGATTGTCGGTGACCACGTCGCCCGCGCCGGTGCCGTCGATGCAGCTGTGGCGCTAGCCGAAGCGAGCGGCGCGCGCGTTCACGGAGAAATCCTCGCTTGTGAGGTGAATTTCCCCGGTGATCACGAACAGTGGATCTCTCATATCCCACCGAACGAAGGCATCGCGTCGATGCTCATGGACACCGACACCATCGTCTTCGTGGGCTGTTCGACCAACACCACGCTGTTGCGCCACGAAACCGATCTCGTGGGAGACACGACCACTTGTGTCGCTATTACCGACGCCCCCCGGGAGATCGGAAAGCGCAATCCTGCCGACATCGCCGTCATTGGAGATCCCGGTCTCGTCATGGACGATCTCACGACGCGCGTTCGAGATCGTCTTTCCTCGGAAACACACAGTCAACGACTCGAATCCGTACGGGCACTGAAACAGTCGCTATCGGGGATGATCGAATCCATGGGTAAAGACGAAACACCGCCTGAGGAAACCCGAGCTTCTAAGGCTGATCTCGTCGATGCGCTGTATACAGTCGCTCCCGACTGTTTCATCGTCGACGAAGGCGTCACTGCCAAATACCCATTGTTGACCCGGTGGCCACTCGAACGACGACAGCTCCTTTCGAACAAGGGCGGTGGATTGGGCTACGGACTCCCAGCATCGCTCGGCGCGGCGTTTGCCGAGAGCGAACGAGCGAACCCACGCAACGTGGTTGGATACGTGGGTGATGGATCGTATCTGTATTATCCACACGCGTTGTACACCGCTGCTCGATACGATCTGGATCTCACGGTTGTGATCCCCGATAACCGGAATTACCGCATCCTCAAGGACAACACGAACGCCATCTTCGGTGGCGACGATGCGGATCACACCTTCGTTGGCATGGATTTCGACCCGCCTGTCGACCTCGTCAAAAACGCGGAAAGCCATGGAGCGTGTGCACACCGCGTCGAAACTCCCGAGGACATTCGTCCGACACTTGAGATGGCTCTTTCCAATTCTGGCCCGGATGTGCTTGACGTGCTCGTTCACGACTGA
- a CDS encoding TIGR04024 family LLM class F420-dependent oxidoreductase codes for MTRIDVSLPVASQPSVDVLSDQATRAESLGYDRVWMPETWGRDVVTLLTTLAERTDTVGIGASIMPVYSRSPALIGQTAATLQEVSDGRFRLGLGPSGPIVIENWHGASFDRPLRRTRETIEIVKRVLSDETVTYDGEQFELSGFRLRCESPDPRPSIDAAGMGPKAVELAGRFADGWHAIMLTPQGVESRLDDLRRGAELADRDPAELRTTLSLTCCATEDEHRARALVKQHLAFYIGGMGTFYRDTIAQQGYDTAANEIYERWNADDREGAMDAIPEALVEQLAVAGTPEQARDQLERFTAIDGVDALSVSFPRAAEPNDIDTTLAALAP; via the coding sequence ATGACCCGTATCGACGTCTCGCTTCCTGTCGCTTCACAACCCAGCGTAGACGTCCTCAGCGATCAGGCGACGCGTGCCGAGTCTCTGGGGTACGATCGCGTATGGATGCCGGAGACGTGGGGACGTGATGTGGTAACGTTACTTACCACCCTTGCCGAGCGGACCGACACCGTCGGCATCGGTGCGTCGATCATGCCGGTGTACTCCCGTTCACCCGCGCTCATCGGTCAAACGGCGGCCACGCTACAGGAGGTATCCGACGGACGATTCCGTCTGGGTCTCGGTCCTAGCGGGCCGATCGTCATCGAGAACTGGCATGGCGCTTCCTTCGATCGCCCACTCCGTCGGACGCGGGAGACGATCGAGATCGTCAAGCGCGTGCTGTCGGACGAAACAGTGACCTACGACGGCGAACAGTTCGAACTGTCCGGATTTCGACTCCGGTGTGAGTCACCCGACCCACGACCGTCGATCGATGCAGCCGGAATGGGACCCAAGGCGGTGGAACTCGCCGGTCGATTCGCCGATGGCTGGCACGCGATCATGCTCACGCCACAGGGCGTAGAAAGCCGACTGGACGATCTCCGGCGTGGCGCAGAACTCGCCGATCGTGATCCAGCCGAGCTACGAACGACGCTGTCGTTGACCTGCTGTGCGACCGAGGATGAACACCGAGCGAGAGCACTCGTCAAACAACACCTCGCGTTTTACATCGGTGGCATGGGAACGTTTTACCGTGATACGATCGCCCAACAGGGGTACGACACGGCTGCCAACGAGATTTACGAGCGGTGGAACGCTGACGATCGTGAGGGAGCAATGGATGCGATTCCTGAAGCGTTGGTAGAACAACTCGCTGTCGCTGGCACGCCCGAACAGGCTCGCGATCAACTCGAACGGTTCACGGCGATCGACGGCGTCGATGCGCTTTCCGTCTCGTTCCCTCGGGCAGCCGAGCCGAACGATATCGATACGACCTTGGCTGCGCTCGCTCCGTGA
- a CDS encoding SDR family NAD(P)-dependent oxidoreductase, which produces MKTDQFSVDGKTVVITGSSQGIGKVTAERFAASGANVVVSSRTQEKIDEVVAGIDGPGEALAMECDVRERDAVEALIEATVEEFGSVDVLVNNAGASFMANFEGISENGWKTIVDINLHGTYHCTQVAGEEMREQGHGNIINFASVAGTEGAPYMSHYAAAKAAVVNLTRTLAFEWASDDVRVNCVAPGFVATPGVESQMGVTADEIDRETVDRRIGLSEEIADTVQFLASPASSYITGETITVRGVPDIMESPDV; this is translated from the coding sequence ATGAAAACCGATCAGTTCAGTGTCGACGGAAAAACCGTCGTTATCACCGGCTCTTCGCAAGGAATCGGGAAAGTTACTGCGGAACGCTTCGCGGCCAGTGGTGCGAACGTGGTCGTCTCGTCGCGGACCCAAGAGAAGATAGATGAGGTGGTAGCGGGGATCGACGGTCCGGGCGAGGCGCTCGCCATGGAGTGTGACGTCCGAGAGCGCGATGCTGTCGAAGCGTTGATAGAGGCGACTGTCGAGGAGTTCGGTAGTGTTGACGTGCTCGTGAACAATGCGGGTGCGAGCTTCATGGCGAACTTCGAAGGAATTTCCGAGAACGGCTGGAAAACGATCGTCGATATCAATCTTCACGGCACATACCACTGTACCCAGGTCGCTGGTGAGGAAATGCGCGAGCAGGGTCACGGTAACATCATCAACTTCGCTAGCGTTGCCGGGACCGAGGGCGCGCCGTACATGAGCCACTACGCAGCAGCGAAGGCTGCGGTCGTCAATCTCACTCGGACGCTGGCGTTCGAGTGGGCGAGTGACGACGTGCGGGTAAACTGCGTCGCACCGGGATTCGTTGCGACACCCGGCGTCGAGTCTCAGATGGGGGTGACTGCCGATGAGATCGACCGAGAGACCGTCGATCGTCGGATCGGACTGAGCGAGGAGATTGCTGACACCGTCCAATTCCTTGCCTCTCCAGCGTCATCCTACATCACCGGCGAAACCATCACGGTTCGTGGCGTTCCCGATATCATGGAATCACCTGACGTATGA
- a CDS encoding MBL fold metallo-hydrolase, protein MASCERTVPIHRIEYDVNWPPEHVASYLIGCEQPVLVDAGMPGADGRKRLCETLATHGYDLNDIEHLIVTHPHIDHIGQISEIVDAASPTVYAPVGVQTRFERNLEGLETTVRENARTAGFSEAERDVLVDKAVESLRRNRELLAPEVVDVWVDGGDIVEIGEAVVDVLHTPGHQADHCCYRLELNGEDVLISGDMVIEPFRPVILHAGLDQGVERAVEGFYTALDRISALDIDRVYPGHGPVHTDFEATLERDRNSLDRTLEKAVDTVGEGHGDGSETPMTAADVATERTGSRDTTYIAVEVVAALSYLRSTGQIRATERDGMRHYVPE, encoded by the coding sequence ATGGCGTCATGTGAGCGAACCGTTCCGATCCACCGGATCGAATACGATGTCAACTGGCCACCCGAACACGTAGCCAGCTATCTGATCGGTTGTGAACAGCCGGTGTTAGTCGACGCTGGGATGCCGGGAGCAGACGGACGGAAACGACTGTGTGAGACACTCGCTACCCACGGGTATGATCTCAACGACATCGAACATCTCATCGTCACCCACCCCCACATCGATCACATCGGACAGATATCCGAAATCGTCGATGCGGCCTCACCCACAGTGTACGCACCGGTTGGTGTCCAAACGCGGTTCGAACGGAATCTCGAAGGACTCGAAACCACGGTTCGGGAGAACGCGCGTACCGCAGGGTTCTCGGAGGCAGAACGTGATGTTCTGGTCGACAAAGCCGTCGAATCGCTCCGACGCAACCGGGAGCTGTTGGCTCCGGAGGTCGTCGACGTGTGGGTTGATGGCGGTGACATCGTCGAGATCGGTGAAGCGGTCGTCGACGTGCTCCACACACCGGGCCACCAAGCGGATCACTGCTGTTACCGTCTCGAACTGAACGGTGAGGACGTACTCATCTCCGGTGATATGGTCATCGAACCGTTCCGACCGGTGATTCTCCACGCAGGGTTGGATCAAGGCGTCGAGCGGGCAGTCGAGGGGTTCTATACGGCACTCGATCGGATCAGTGCGCTCGACATCGATCGGGTGTACCCCGGGCACGGCCCAGTTCACACGGATTTCGAAGCCACACTCGAACGCGACCGGAACAGCCTCGACCGAACGCTCGAAAAAGCCGTGGACACGGTGGGTGAAGGACACGGTGATGGATCTGAAACACCGATGACGGCAGCGGACGTCGCTACAGAACGCACCGGGAGTCGTGACACCACCTACATCGCCGTGGAGGTGGTGGCAGCGCTTTCGTACCTCCGCTCAACGGGACAGATCCGAGCCACCGAGAGGGACGGCATGAGACACTACGTTCCAGAGTGA
- a CDS encoding HAD family hydrolase: MTEYDGVFFDIGGVILDLTSVKDGHVDFLTRLAEQEGVENVETFIEEWRSTLGTYFRERNGTEYRRAKTGYQHAVDTAIGYELPEPKWMPAFEAASTTCLEPNPAAAETIRTLDRAGLYLGVISDIDTWEAESMLAQFDTADRFDHITTSEEVGRTKPDRAIFETAIEKAPIEPEQCLYVGDRYEHDMKGGSQIGLVTVAYGGSATEHADSAAVDHVIDDLGELCDLVGL, from the coding sequence ATGACCGAATACGATGGGGTGTTCTTCGACATCGGCGGGGTTATCCTTGATCTCACGTCAGTAAAGGACGGTCACGTCGACTTTCTAACCCGACTGGCCGAACAGGAAGGCGTCGAAAACGTGGAGACGTTCATCGAGGAGTGGCGCTCGACGTTGGGAACGTACTTCCGAGAACGGAATGGCACTGAATATCGTCGGGCGAAGACGGGCTATCAGCACGCTGTCGACACGGCAATCGGATACGAGCTACCCGAACCGAAGTGGATGCCGGCGTTCGAAGCGGCGAGTACAACGTGTTTAGAGCCGAACCCCGCCGCAGCCGAGACGATCCGAACGCTTGATCGCGCGGGACTGTATCTCGGGGTGATCTCCGATATTGATACCTGGGAAGCGGAGTCGATGCTCGCACAGTTCGACACCGCAGATCGGTTCGATCACATCACCACTTCCGAAGAGGTCGGCCGGACCAAACCCGATCGGGCGATCTTCGAAACAGCAATCGAGAAGGCACCCATCGAGCCCGAGCAGTGTCTGTACGTGGGCGATCGCTACGAGCACGACATGAAAGGCGGCAGCCAGATCGGGTTGGTTACAGTTGCCTACGGCGGCAGTGCCACAGAACACGCCGACAGTGCTGCTGTCGATCACGTGATCGATGACCTCGGTGAGCTGTGTGATCTCGTCGGCCTCTAA
- a CDS encoding helix-turn-helix domain-containing protein, producing the protein MRYITFVIIPPNGGLTDTDRAFGTAPNITRRSIQHINLLADETAVVIFELDGEIGAVEAILDTEPEVLEYNITETRESHHVYIHLETNEIISELLTIPNEYELVVDTPMVYTHRGGLRVTIIGEETVFREAMPEIPASLRFKLEQLGEYEPTTERLFSLLTDRQQEILMEAIRQGYYEVPRQVTHQDVAESLDCSGGTVGEHLRKIEAKLLNEITP; encoded by the coding sequence ATGAGGTACATTACCTTCGTCATCATCCCTCCGAATGGCGGATTGACCGACACCGATCGGGCGTTCGGGACCGCGCCGAACATCACGCGCCGGTCGATCCAACACATCAATCTACTCGCGGACGAAACAGCTGTAGTCATCTTCGAGTTGGATGGAGAGATCGGCGCAGTCGAAGCGATCCTCGACACCGAACCCGAAGTACTAGAATACAATATCACTGAAACGCGGGAGAGCCACCACGTGTACATCCACTTGGAAACGAACGAAATCATCTCGGAGTTGCTCACCATCCCGAACGAGTACGAGCTCGTCGTCGATACGCCGATGGTGTACACTCACCGCGGTGGACTTCGGGTGACGATCATCGGTGAGGAAACGGTGTTTCGGGAAGCGATGCCAGAGATTCCCGCTTCGCTTCGGTTCAAGCTCGAACAACTCGGAGAGTACGAACCGACCACCGAGCGGTTGTTCTCGTTACTCACGGACCGCCAACAGGAGATCCTGATGGAAGCCATTCGGCAGGGGTATTATGAAGTTCCTCGACAGGTCACCCACCAAGACGTTGCCGAATCGCTCGACTGTTCGGGTGGAACTGTCGGAGAACACCTCCGAAAGATCGAAGCGAAACTCCTCAACGAGATTACGCCCTGA
- a CDS encoding MTH865 family protein, which translates to MVDKNDLRQQLTDAFEDADYPVNSPMDLVPALPNGPATTFESDGVSFTAMELNAQAGSKQSFPYDSVDTLVNDIMDGLEDEGYLDEA; encoded by the coding sequence ATGGTCGATAAAAACGACCTCAGACAGCAGCTCACCGACGCCTTCGAAGACGCTGACTACCCAGTTAACAGTCCCATGGATCTCGTTCCGGCGCTGCCGAACGGTCCCGCCACGACGTTCGAATCCGATGGTGTAAGCTTCACTGCGATGGAACTCAACGCACAGGCAGGGAGCAAACAATCGTTCCCTTACGACAGCGTCGACACGCTCGTCAACGACATCATGGACGGTCTCGAAGACGAAGGCTATCTGGACGAGGCCTGA
- a CDS encoding SCP2 sterol-binding domain-containing protein — protein MVDVDYDPDPMLFPSQAWFIEYGTRVDEDEEYQDVSEGWGVDFDGDFIFEMTDMPIDEMDVDAMPEYLQDELGTYVTETSDRGYVGQAYIALEDGNCSECYLIESKDEVENGFYLSADTDTWKALLRQELGVIDGLMGGDFELDGDMQKVLQYSDAAVQLTEVASSIDAEFADERF, from the coding sequence ATGGTCGATGTGGATTACGATCCAGACCCGATGCTCTTTCCGAGCCAAGCATGGTTTATCGAGTACGGAACGCGTGTCGACGAAGACGAGGAATATCAAGACGTGAGCGAGGGATGGGGTGTCGATTTCGACGGTGACTTCATCTTTGAGATGACTGACATGCCGATCGACGAGATGGACGTCGACGCGATGCCGGAGTATCTCCAAGACGAACTCGGAACGTACGTTACAGAAACCAGTGATCGAGGATACGTCGGACAGGCGTACATAGCCCTCGAAGACGGCAACTGTTCTGAGTGTTATCTCATCGAAAGTAAGGACGAGGTCGAAAACGGGTTTTATCTGAGTGCGGACACCGACACGTGGAAGGCCTTGTTGCGTCAGGAACTGGGCGTCATTGACGGCCTGATGGGTGGAGACTTCGAGCTGGACGGTGACATGCAGAAAGTGCTCCAGTACTCCGATGCTGCTGTCCAGCTCACTGAGGTGGCGTCCAGTATCGACGCGGAGTTCGCTGACGAGCGGTTCTAG
- a CDS encoding SDR family NAD(P)-dependent oxidoreductase yields MDFGFDDKTALVTGGAGRIGSEDCHVLAEEGAEVVVLDVKEDAAQDVADEIEEDGGTAHAVECDLTNREEVSATVDALREETGGIDILINNAGMVDARARMEDFDDDTWDRDMSINITGTYNITHEVFPGMCEREWGRIINMSSITGIQGGFGQASYATTKAALIGFGKTLALEGAQSGVTCNVVAPNIVVGALADLPIEQLEQVDEHFARIAKATPMRTLGKEEDVSNLIAFLCSEQAEYITGQVVGVTGGVDLFSF; encoded by the coding sequence ATGGATTTCGGATTCGACGACAAGACAGCCCTCGTGACGGGCGGTGCTGGACGGATCGGGAGTGAAGACTGTCACGTGCTCGCAGAGGAGGGCGCAGAGGTAGTCGTCCTCGACGTGAAAGAGGATGCCGCCCAAGACGTGGCAGACGAGATCGAAGAAGACGGCGGGACAGCTCACGCGGTCGAGTGTGACCTCACCAATAGAGAAGAAGTAAGCGCGACTGTCGATGCGCTCCGCGAGGAAACCGGTGGTATCGACATCCTCATCAACAATGCAGGGATGGTCGACGCCCGTGCTCGAATGGAGGATTTCGATGACGACACTTGGGACCGGGACATGTCGATCAACATCACCGGCACGTACAACATCACTCATGAGGTGTTCCCGGGGATGTGTGAACGTGAATGGGGACGGATCATCAATATGTCCTCGATCACAGGTATACAGGGTGGGTTCGGCCAAGCGTCGTATGCCACGACGAAGGCGGCGCTGATCGGCTTTGGCAAAACGCTCGCGCTCGAAGGCGCACAGAGCGGCGTCACCTGCAACGTGGTGGCACCGAACATCGTCGTCGGCGCACTCGCTGATCTTCCCATCGAACAGCTCGAACAGGTCGATGAGCATTTCGCCCGCATCGCAAAGGCAACACCGATGCGAACGCTCGGTAAGGAAGAAGACGTATCGAACCTCATCGCCTTCTTGTGCAGCGAACAGGCCGAATACATCACCGGACAGGTCGTCGGCGTTACCGGTGGTGTCGATCTGTTCAGCTTCTGA
- a CDS encoding SCP2 sterol-binding domain-containing protein yields the protein MVDDELIQRIETSFEKDDDELESELPGLLADIEGKSDELVRQQPEIVSKILNRMSEMDIASFVSENPETADQFQDLLWSGVRIVAEGNEEVQQQINEDITVNFEADDCPMTGHVEVNESESTVTGGAGVLDDPDIAITGPADVLVGLITGNVDPIQGFMQQQYQMDGPVQKGTRLAPIMNTLSEQAQVDQ from the coding sequence ATGGTAGACGACGAACTCATTCAACGGATCGAAACCTCATTCGAGAAAGACGACGACGAACTCGAATCGGAACTTCCGGGGCTCCTCGCGGATATCGAGGGAAAATCGGACGAGTTGGTGCGCCAACAGCCCGAAATCGTCTCGAAGATCCTGAACCGCATGAGCGAGATGGATATCGCGTCGTTCGTCTCTGAGAACCCCGAAACCGCCGACCAGTTCCAGGATCTGCTCTGGTCGGGTGTGCGTATCGTCGCGGAGGGCAATGAGGAAGTCCAACAGCAGATCAACGAGGACATCACCGTCAACTTCGAGGCCGACGACTGTCCGATGACGGGCCACGTGGAAGTTAATGAGTCCGAATCGACCGTAACGGGCGGGGCGGGCGTACTCGACGATCCCGACATCGCGATCACCGGTCCGGCAGACGTACTCGTTGGACTCATCACCGGCAACGTCGATCCGATCCAAGGGTTCATGCAACAGCAGTATCAGATGGATGGCCCGGTTCAGAAGGGCACCCGATTGGCACCGATCATGAACACGCTGTCCGAACAGGCTCAAGTCGATCAGTGA
- a CDS encoding acyl-CoA dehydrogenase family protein, with amino-acid sequence MRLTDEQKAFRADLRGYLQENVDPVVDELDRNGPMDRDTLMGFITDLRELGIGFDPEIAPDFFGDVWKFMLTAEEISYVWPSLNVGLMMSFPSVFVRFAAEETREAMLPKLETGECLGSLAVTEPSGGSDTARPRTTARKDGDEFVIDGQKTWVGNAHYADVCLVVAHDESTGAQDMFLVDRENASFETEELDKLGWKGVSNAKITFDSVRVPADNRLSNIFSNAIMEGYDMNEIVPFPESVTQLFFEQKPLNATFSFMRTGMSFMAVGIMQAAMDEALGYATERETFEKPIAQHQLVQEKLYDMKVGLETSRQLSRRAAELLESGDPDARLMSSLAKGYTSETSKQVADDALQVFGAEGLKPENRLERYYRDARVMTIPDGTTEIQKLIVGSELTDMSAYH; translated from the coding sequence ATGCGCCTAACTGACGAACAAAAGGCGTTTCGGGCCGATCTCCGGGGGTACTTGCAGGAGAACGTCGATCCGGTGGTCGACGAATTGGACCGAAACGGACCGATGGATCGTGATACGTTGATGGGCTTTATCACCGACCTACGGGAGCTAGGTATCGGGTTCGATCCCGAGATAGCACCCGACTTTTTCGGTGACGTGTGGAAGTTCATGCTCACTGCGGAGGAGATCAGCTACGTCTGGCCCAGCTTGAACGTCGGCTTGATGATGTCGTTCCCCTCCGTATTCGTGCGTTTTGCCGCCGAAGAAACCCGTGAGGCGATGCTTCCAAAACTCGAAACCGGCGAGTGTCTCGGAAGCCTCGCAGTCACTGAACCGAGTGGCGGCAGCGACACTGCCCGCCCGCGGACGACCGCCCGCAAAGATGGCGACGAGTTCGTGATCGACGGACAGAAGACGTGGGTCGGGAACGCTCATTATGCAGACGTATGTCTGGTTGTCGCTCATGACGAATCGACGGGCGCACAGGACATGTTCCTCGTCGACCGAGAAAACGCCTCCTTCGAAACCGAGGAGCTCGACAAGCTCGGCTGGAAAGGCGTCTCGAACGCGAAGATAACGTTCGACTCGGTGCGCGTCCCGGCGGACAATCGGCTGTCGAACATTTTCAGTAACGCCATCATGGAAGGGTACGACATGAACGAGATCGTTCCGTTCCCCGAGAGCGTCACACAACTGTTCTTCGAACAGAAGCCGCTCAATGCGACGTTCTCGTTCATGCGAACCGGGATGTCGTTCATGGCAGTCGGCATCATGCAAGCCGCCATGGATGAAGCGCTTGGCTACGCGACCGAACGGGAGACGTTCGAAAAGCCAATCGCACAACACCAACTCGTCCAAGAGAAGTTATACGACATGAAAGTGGGACTCGAAACCTCTCGCCAACTGTCTCGTCGAGCGGCCGAGTTGCTCGAATCCGGTGACCCCGACGCTCGACTCATGTCGTCGCTGGCGAAAGGCTACACGTCAGAAACTAGCAAGCAAGTGGCCGACGACGCGCTTCAAGTGTTCGGAGCAGAGGGTCTCAAGCCGGAAAACCGTCTCGAACGCTACTACCGGGATGCACGGGTCATGACCATCCCCGATGGGACGACCGAAATTCAAAAGCTCATCGTCGGATCGGAACTCACCGACATGAGTGCCTACCACTGA